Proteins from one Nakamurella multipartita DSM 44233 genomic window:
- a CDS encoding SDR family NAD(P)-dependent oxidoreductase yields the protein MPLALVTGATSGIGSAFARHLAAQGYALVLVARDGTRLAQRKAELERAGAPAVDTITADLTDPDQRALVTARLTAAIDPVDLLINNAGSTLGVEFLQAEPADLQRQVELNSVAVMLLMHAALPGMIARGHGGIINVASTAGLVPGRGSTYGASKAFLVSLSEAMAMAVKGTGVRVQALCPGFVRTEFHERARIDMSRTPGWAYVDIDTLVRTSLADLRHNRVLSIPGPLYKAVYGLTKVLPRSLVRVAASRVNSRGRT from the coding sequence ATGCCCCTTGCTCTGGTCACCGGCGCCACGTCGGGAATCGGCTCCGCCTTCGCCCGCCACCTGGCCGCGCAGGGCTACGCGCTCGTGCTGGTCGCCCGCGACGGCACCCGGCTCGCCCAGCGCAAGGCCGAGCTGGAACGGGCGGGCGCGCCCGCGGTGGACACGATCACCGCCGACCTGACCGACCCCGATCAGCGGGCGCTGGTCACCGCCCGGCTGACCGCCGCGATCGACCCGGTGGACCTGCTGATCAACAACGCGGGGAGCACGCTGGGGGTGGAATTCCTGCAGGCCGAGCCGGCCGACCTGCAGCGCCAGGTGGAACTGAACTCGGTCGCGGTGATGCTGCTGATGCACGCGGCCCTGCCCGGGATGATCGCGCGCGGTCACGGCGGCATCATCAATGTCGCCTCGACGGCCGGGCTGGTGCCGGGCCGCGGATCGACCTACGGGGCGTCGAAGGCGTTCTTGGTGTCGTTGAGCGAGGCGATGGCCATGGCCGTCAAGGGCACCGGGGTGCGGGTGCAGGCGCTGTGCCCGGGGTTCGTGCGGACCGAGTTCCACGAGCGGGCCCGGATCGACATGTCGCGGACGCCGGGCTGGGCCTACGTCGACATCGACACGCTGGTGCGGACCTCGTTGGCCGACCTGCGGCACAACCGGGTGCTGAGCATCCCCGGGCCGCTGTACAAGGCGGTCTACGGGCTGACCAAGGTGTTGCCTCGGTCGCTGGTGCGGGTGGCGGCGTCGCGGGTCAACTCACGCGGTCGCACCTGA
- a CDS encoding CsbD family protein encodes MSMGDKIKHGAEEAVGKVKEATGKLTGNESLEAKGQAEQAEANVKQAGDHTKDAAKDVFGS; translated from the coding sequence ATGAGCATGGGTGACAAGATCAAGCACGGGGCCGAAGAAGCCGTCGGCAAGGTCAAGGAAGCCACCGGCAAGCTGACCGGCAACGAGTCGCTGGAAGCCAAGGGCCAGGCCGAGCAGGCCGAGGCGAACGTCAAGCAGGCCGGCGACCACACCAAGGACGCGGCCAAGGACGTCTTCGGTTCCTGA
- a CDS encoding DinB family protein: MTGPEPTPAPTPAPLSQERQDLLESLQTQRHFLTVTVANLTDEQARLTPTVSALSLGGLIKHVSLTEQSWYAFATGTPEAMAGDPQEWMQAFVMGPQETLADLLDRYEQIAARTDELAATADLDVAYPLPPAPWFAPGATRSVRRVLMHIVAETAQHCGHADIIRESIDGQKTMG; the protein is encoded by the coding sequence ATGACCGGCCCCGAGCCCACCCCCGCGCCCACTCCCGCGCCATTGAGCCAGGAGCGCCAGGACCTGCTGGAGTCGCTGCAGACCCAGCGTCACTTCCTCACGGTGACGGTGGCCAACCTGACCGACGAGCAGGCCCGGCTGACCCCGACGGTCAGCGCGCTGTCCCTGGGTGGGCTGATCAAGCACGTCAGCCTGACCGAGCAGAGCTGGTACGCGTTCGCGACCGGCACCCCGGAGGCCATGGCCGGTGACCCGCAGGAGTGGATGCAGGCCTTCGTCATGGGCCCGCAGGAGACCCTGGCCGATCTGCTCGACCGGTACGAGCAGATCGCCGCCCGGACCGACGAGCTGGCCGCCACCGCCGACCTGGACGTGGCCTACCCGTTGCCGCCGGCGCCCTGGTTCGCGCCCGGGGCGACCCGCTCGGTGCGCCGGGTGCTCATGCACATCGTCGCCGAGACGGCCCAGCACTGCGGGCACGCCGACATCATCCGGGAGTCGATTGACGGTCAGAAGACGATGGGCTGA
- the scpA gene encoding methylmalonyl-CoA mutase, which yields MSVPDSFADLPLRDPSAPAPVSGPAPAEAAGSWLSPEGIAIKTRYTAADLAGLDALDTYPGLPPFLRGPYPTMYTTQPWTIRQYAGFSTAAESNAFYRRNLAAGQKGLSVAFDLATHRGYDSDHPRVAGDVGMAGVAIDSIYDMRQLFDHIPLGSISVSMTMNGAVLPVLALYIVAAEEQGVPPEQLAGTIQNDILKEFMVRNTYIYPPAASMRIISDIFTYTAAKMPKFNSISISGYHMQEAGATADLELAYTLADGLEYLRTGVAAGLDVDRFAPRLSFFWAIGMNFFMEIAKMRAARAIWCQLVAGLGAKNPKSLPLRTHSQTSGWSLTAQDPFNNVARTCIEAMAATQGHTQSLHTNALDEAIALPTDFSARIARNTQLLLQQESGTTATIDPWGGSYYVEKLTHDLADRAWQHIREVEDAGGMAKAIEAGIPKLRIEEAAARTQARIDSGHQAVIGVNRYRVDDQPPLDVLRVDNTAVRAAQIEQLRRLRAERDEPAVTAALAALTNAAGAEPVRGDLAHNLLALAVDAARAKATVGEISAALEQVWGRHTAHIRTITGVYRAEAGDSPLVAQVLAATERFAQAEGRRPRILVAKMGQDGHDRGQKVIVSAFSDLGFDVDVGPLFSTPAEVAQQAVDNDVHVVGVNSLAAGHLTLVPALRDALAELGRPDIMIVVGGVIPPADVPTLREMGAAAVFGPGTVIAEAALDLLDQLSTALAH from the coding sequence ATGAGCGTGCCGGACAGTTTCGCCGACCTGCCGCTGCGGGACCCGTCGGCCCCGGCCCCGGTCTCTGGGCCGGCCCCGGCCGAGGCAGCCGGATCCTGGCTGTCTCCCGAGGGCATCGCGATCAAGACCCGGTACACCGCCGCGGATCTGGCTGGCCTGGACGCGCTGGACACCTACCCGGGGCTGCCCCCGTTCCTGCGCGGCCCGTACCCGACGATGTACACCACCCAGCCGTGGACCATCCGCCAGTACGCGGGCTTTTCCACCGCCGCCGAGTCCAACGCGTTCTACCGGCGCAACCTGGCCGCCGGGCAGAAGGGCCTGTCGGTCGCGTTCGACCTGGCCACCCACCGCGGCTACGACTCGGACCATCCCCGGGTCGCCGGTGACGTCGGGATGGCCGGCGTGGCCATCGATTCGATCTACGACATGCGGCAGCTGTTCGATCACATCCCGCTGGGTTCGATCAGCGTGTCCATGACGATGAACGGCGCGGTGCTGCCGGTGCTGGCGCTGTACATCGTGGCCGCCGAGGAACAGGGGGTGCCGCCGGAGCAACTGGCCGGGACCATCCAGAACGACATCCTCAAGGAGTTCATGGTCCGCAACACCTACATCTACCCGCCGGCCGCGTCGATGCGGATCATCTCCGACATCTTCACCTACACCGCGGCGAAGATGCCCAAGTTCAACTCGATCTCGATCTCCGGCTACCACATGCAGGAGGCCGGCGCGACGGCCGACCTGGAGCTGGCCTACACGCTGGCCGACGGCCTGGAGTACCTGCGGACCGGGGTGGCCGCCGGGTTGGACGTGGACCGCTTCGCCCCGCGGCTGAGCTTCTTCTGGGCGATCGGCATGAACTTCTTCATGGAGATCGCCAAGATGCGGGCGGCTCGGGCGATCTGGTGCCAACTGGTCGCCGGGCTCGGCGCGAAGAACCCGAAATCGCTGCCCCTGCGCACCCATTCGCAGACCTCCGGCTGGTCGCTGACCGCCCAGGACCCGTTCAACAACGTGGCCCGCACCTGCATCGAGGCGATGGCCGCGACCCAGGGCCACACCCAGTCGCTGCACACCAACGCGCTGGACGAGGCGATCGCGCTGCCCACCGACTTCTCCGCCCGGATCGCCCGCAACACCCAGCTGCTGCTGCAGCAGGAATCCGGCACCACCGCCACGATCGATCCGTGGGGCGGCTCGTACTACGTGGAGAAGCTGACCCACGACCTGGCCGACCGGGCCTGGCAGCACATCCGCGAGGTCGAGGACGCCGGCGGCATGGCCAAGGCGATCGAGGCCGGCATCCCCAAGCTGCGGATCGAGGAGGCCGCCGCCCGCACCCAGGCCCGGATCGACTCGGGTCACCAGGCGGTCATCGGCGTCAACCGCTACCGGGTGGACGACCAGCCGCCACTGGACGTGCTCAGGGTGGACAACACCGCCGTCCGCGCCGCCCAGATCGAGCAACTGCGCCGGTTGCGGGCCGAGCGGGACGAGCCGGCCGTGACCGCAGCGCTGGCGGCGCTGACCAACGCCGCCGGGGCCGAACCGGTGCGCGGCGACCTGGCCCACAACCTGCTCGCGCTGGCCGTCGACGCGGCCCGGGCCAAGGCCACCGTCGGGGAGATCTCCGCGGCGCTGGAGCAGGTCTGGGGCCGGCACACCGCCCACATCCGTACGATCACCGGCGTGTACCGGGCCGAGGCGGGTGACTCACCCTTGGTCGCGCAGGTGCTCGCGGCGACCGAGCGATTCGCGCAGGCCGAGGGGCGGCGGCCGCGCATCCTGGTCGCCAAGATGGGGCAGGACGGCCACGACCGCGGGCAGAAGGTGATCGTCTCGGCCTTCTCCGACCTGGGGTTCGACGTCGACGTCGGCCCGCTGTTCTCCACGCCGGCCGAGGTCGCGCAGCAGGCTGTCGACAACGACGTGCACGTGGTCGGGGTCAACTCGCTGGCCGCCGGCCACCTGACCCTGGTCCCGGCCCTGCGGGACGCGCTGGCCGAGCTGGGCCGGCCCGACATCATGATCGTGGTGGGCGGCGTCATCCCCCCGGCCGACGTGCCCACGTTGCGGGAGATGGGCGCGGCGGCGGTGTTCGGCCCCGGCACGGTCATCGCCGAGGCCGCGCTCGACCTGTTGGATCAACTCTCGACGGCGCTGGCGCACTGA
- a CDS encoding methylmalonyl-CoA mutase family protein: MSELNDQSPLRLAAGDVDAHDWEQAAAAVLTRLKRAPERPADVWPALSRSTIEGVPIPALGTAQRSAGRVLPVELPVRDGAWDVRAAVFDADPAAAAGAALDELENGATSLWLTLSESGLTPDALPAALAPVRLDWAPVVVGAGPGVSERAGAHALAAALRAAAGPAAVGTNLGADPVGRAVRASGEGGEPDEIAAVIAEIAGLATDLEVLGFVVDGTVAHDHGAGEAAELGYAMAAGVHLLRALTAHGLDLAAALRLLEFRLAVTDDQFASIAKLRAARVLWARVAQLVGAPAGMRIHAVTSRPMTTRYDPWVNLLRTTVAAFAAGVGGADAITALPFDLRLGVPDAFGRRLARNIGALLIEESHVAAVTDPAAGAYAVEALTADLADASWARFQAIERAGGVLGALTDGSLTGGWAQTAARRRERIARRRLPITGVSEFPNPGEALPVRPPWPAPPETQAWAADFEQLRDAPAHTPVFLATLGPVAEHAARAGFVTNLLAAGGVPVRSAGRTQGPADLAAAWQGEPVVVVAGADPTYAVWGADAVAALRAAGARTVILAGAPPAELASLVDDHVAAGQDAIDFLRRLRAALPTEVVAR; this comes from the coding sequence ATGAGCGAGCTCAACGACCAGAGCCCGCTGCGGCTGGCCGCCGGTGACGTGGATGCCCACGACTGGGAACAGGCCGCCGCGGCCGTGCTGACCCGGCTCAAGCGCGCCCCCGAACGCCCGGCCGACGTGTGGCCGGCCCTGTCCCGATCGACGATCGAGGGCGTACCAATCCCGGCCCTGGGGACCGCCCAGCGGTCGGCCGGGCGCGTGCTGCCGGTCGAGTTGCCCGTCCGCGACGGCGCCTGGGACGTGCGAGCCGCGGTGTTCGACGCCGACCCGGCGGCCGCCGCCGGCGCCGCCCTGGACGAACTGGAGAACGGCGCCACCTCGCTCTGGCTCACCCTGAGCGAATCGGGCCTGACCCCCGACGCCCTGCCGGCCGCACTGGCCCCGGTGCGGTTGGACTGGGCGCCGGTCGTCGTCGGCGCCGGCCCGGGAGTCAGCGAGCGGGCCGGCGCCCACGCCCTGGCCGCGGCGCTGCGGGCGGCCGCCGGGCCAGCGGCCGTCGGCACCAACCTGGGTGCCGACCCGGTCGGCCGGGCCGTGCGGGCGAGTGGTGAGGGCGGCGAACCCGACGAGATCGCTGCCGTCATCGCCGAGATCGCCGGTCTGGCCACCGACCTGGAGGTGCTCGGGTTCGTCGTGGACGGCACCGTCGCCCACGATCACGGGGCGGGCGAGGCGGCCGAACTGGGCTACGCGATGGCCGCCGGCGTACACCTCCTGCGGGCGTTGACCGCGCACGGACTCGATCTGGCGGCCGCGCTGCGCCTGCTGGAATTCCGGCTGGCCGTCACCGACGACCAGTTCGCCTCGATCGCCAAGCTGCGGGCCGCCCGGGTGCTGTGGGCCCGGGTCGCCCAGCTGGTCGGCGCCCCCGCGGGCATGCGGATCCACGCCGTGACCTCGCGCCCGATGACTACCCGATACGACCCGTGGGTCAACCTGCTGCGCACCACGGTGGCCGCCTTCGCCGCCGGGGTCGGGGGAGCGGACGCGATCACCGCGCTGCCGTTCGACCTGCGGCTGGGCGTGCCGGACGCGTTCGGCCGGCGGCTGGCCCGCAACATCGGCGCGCTCCTGATCGAGGAGTCGCACGTGGCCGCCGTGACCGATCCGGCGGCCGGCGCCTATGCGGTGGAGGCGCTGACCGCCGACCTGGCCGACGCCTCCTGGGCCCGGTTCCAGGCGATCGAGCGGGCCGGCGGGGTACTCGGCGCCCTGACCGACGGGTCGCTGACCGGAGGCTGGGCGCAGACCGCGGCCCGGCGCCGGGAGCGGATCGCCCGCCGCCGGCTGCCGATCACCGGGGTGAGCGAGTTCCCGAACCCCGGCGAGGCGCTGCCGGTCCGCCCGCCGTGGCCGGCGCCGCCCGAGACGCAAGCCTGGGCGGCCGATTTCGAGCAGCTGCGGGACGCCCCCGCGCACACCCCGGTGTTCCTGGCCACCCTGGGCCCGGTAGCCGAGCACGCCGCCCGGGCCGGGTTCGTCACCAACCTGCTGGCCGCCGGCGGGGTGCCGGTCCGGTCGGCCGGCCGCACGCAGGGCCCGGCCGACCTGGCCGCCGCCTGGCAGGGTGAGCCGGTGGTCGTGGTGGCCGGCGCCGACCCGACCTACGCGGTCTGGGGGGCCGACGCGGTCGCCGCGCTGCGGGCGGCCGGGGCGCGCACCGTCATCCTGGCCGGCGCCCCGCCGGCCGAACTGGCTTCCCTGGTCGACGACCACGTCGCCGCCGGCCAGGACGCGATCGACTTCCTGCGGCGGCTGCGCGCCGCGCTCCCGACCGAGGTGGTGGCCCGATGA